ATGCTCAAGCCCTTCGGGCGACATGTCGACAAGGCGCTTCGCCAGTCGTACGGCGGGCTCGTGCGTGAGCCCGCCGAACATCACATGGCTCATCCGGCCGAGCTGGTCGCGCGCCGCCTCGTTGAGGACCGGGTGGTTGTACCCGTGGATCGCGGACCACCAGGACGACATGCCGTCGATCAGCTCGTCGCCTCCGCCGGCCGGCCGCAGCCGCACCCCGCTCGCCGACTCCACGACGATCGGCTCCTGTCGCCCCGGCATCGGCCCGTACGGATGCCACACGTGCCGCCGGTCGAGTTCGAGCAGCTCACGGACCTGATCGGCGGCCCCGGCATCCAGGGCGGAGCCGGGCGGGAGCAGCTCAGGCATTGGGTGCGAGATCCGTTCCGGCGCCCCGACGGCGTACCGCGACCAGGTCCGTGCGCGCCTCGGAGCCCCGCGCGGCCTCCTGGACCAGCTCCTCGGGGGCCGCCTCCCGCACGGTCGAGCCGCAGGGACCGCAACCACCGCCCCCGTGCGAACCGCACCCCGCGCCCGCGTCGGCGCCCGCCTCGGCACTCGCGCCCGTGTGCGAGCCGCATCCGGCGTGCGCGGTGGCCCGGTGCTCCGGGAGCGTCACCTCGCCCGTGCCCTCCACCTCGAAACCGGCGTCCGCGATCATGTCCAGGTCCGCCTTGCCCGCCTGGCCCTCACTGGTGAGGTAGTCGCCGAGGAAGATCGAGTTGGCGAGGTGCAGGGCGAGGGGCTGCATCGTCCGGAGATGGACCTCGCGACCGCCCGCGATCCGCACCTCGACGTCCGGGCAGACGAACCGCACCATCGCGAGGATGCGCAGACACCGCTGCGGGGTGAGGTTCCACTCCTTGGCGAGCGGGGTGCCCTCGAAGGGGATCAGGAAGTTGACCGGGACCGAGTCGGGGTCGAGGGCCCGCAGCGCGTAGACGACGTCGACGAGGTCCTCGTCGCTCTCCCCCATGCCCGCGATCAGACCGGAGCAGGCGGACAGCCCCGCCGCGT
This region of Streptomyces ortus genomic DNA includes:
- the bioB gene encoding biotin synthase BioB, with protein sequence MDLLNTLLDKGLRRELPTRDEALAVLATSDDELLDVVAAAGRVRRQWFGRRVKLNYLVNLKSGLCPEDCSYCSQRLGSKAEILKYTWLKPDQASEAAAAGLAGGAKRVCLVASGRGPTDRDVDRVSDTIKAIKDQNEGVEVCACLGLLSDGQAERLRDAGADAYNHNLNTSEGTYGDITTTHTYADRVDTVRKAHAAGLSACSGLIAGMGESDEDLVDVVYALRALDPDSVPVNFLIPFEGTPLAKEWNLTPQRCLRILAMVRFVCPDVEVRIAGGREVHLRTMQPLALHLANSIFLGDYLTSEGQAGKADLDMIADAGFEVEGTGEVTLPEHRATAHAGCGSHTGASAEAGADAGAGCGSHGGGGCGPCGSTVREAAPEELVQEAARGSEARTDLVAVRRRGAGTDLAPNA